A stretch of Anoplolepis gracilipes chromosome 12, ASM4749672v1, whole genome shotgun sequence DNA encodes these proteins:
- the Rols gene encoding protein TANC2 isoform X2, with the protein MKSRDSIVYTPVSLGPDTDDEETLVNVEVYKNDLAQIRALVESTGMLGGSTCPSCEMPFDKGKKRRLIDSCGHERCYSCLFRSEACPLCLHGYDLNNDDGLEEPTLRDEFASTAPLSVFAPTDGWLDESSTVNSLCGSPRLPRTKITTRANLPSRVMHRVGVENLSAVAMAKNSRSKPSELLDPSMSQSQQKPETTQGCPTPPNQRKRFFLNPKVLRSSFAAQRSSRRTASSPEPTANDNPSALSVWMTSSLEGKVKWPGVVLGKIKSLWSSSQGTASDGLNQLIGSSAKVADDEGGCVKPLSSKTRKSSQSDLYMRLGLLLGSSRANASVESGACPSSRVPAAQGHDSSAASFSSLTSFEAQTLASTNTSPVSTLTGTSSEAEAAVALRCPVKPKVKAKGKVKSRDCDSAGSLASISTSLSASTSMSMSMSVSVSGLSNGSGSSPVASRRHSANAAQTSQTDELGQLRNRRSCARRSARVGNVKGPADAKLRFIQHHAAQLTLKPLFFEVPLLEEDPLFAGRQWLLHELESVINGSSPGILISGSPGTGKTALVLQLVEHSCFGRRREQLGISSEVSEECDEKERQNSNTTLQVNIRHTNEKVRELASHVVAYHFCQADNNSTCLVPDLIHSLAAQLCQAPQLISYREYLLSEPHLQGSLSQRECTVDPDLALSRGIIEPLSTLKKANRLPVSNMVILIDAVCEAEYHRPDRGDTIASFLTRHAPNIPSWLKIVCTVRTQLLDCAKQLPYTRISLDKTANDVIGNSIAKDLSDYVGYRLAQSPSIQTNVTASVNGKAESSSSANQTRFVSHLLALAKGSFLFAKLSLDLIESGHLVAKSASYKVLPVSLAQIFQLHFNLRFPTVASFDKVQPLLAVCLAALNPLTLPEIFYSVNSLNVDRFISWEDFLQRFKMLSGFLVKRLDDTYMFFHPSFREWLMRRDEGESTKFLCDYRLGHAAIAFRLSRLQAPLDGDKALELGHHVLKAHVYRGVAPCWPSRDLQAIWLTLSTECISSALCTLRNIYSPNVKVSRLLLLAGASPNHITEYLGNAPVLCMFAHEGFVEMVSLLLEFGADVELTNSQGCTALSLAAARGHCDVVRRLAAAGALLGHADMAGQCPLVHAARHGRLSVVGYLLACDWVLPGSENKLESGASEIGREEAAQQAVVAAASQGHEAVVEYLLDMAEVIVDRPDTLIGETALTIAAANGSTATVSALLARGANPTVVNAKGLSPLMLAAKEGHWGTAERLLQGDLSISTYAISDEAVSLLEQRDPAGRTALMLAASEGYTNLIELFLDKGSILETRDKEGLTALGWACVRGRVTVVQMLLDRGANVSTNDNTGRTPLDLAAFQGNPKLVQLLLEKGAAVEHVDLHGMRPLDRAIGCRNIPVVQCFLRRGAKLGPATWAMAAGKPDVLIILLNKLLEDGNVLYRKNRLKEASHRYAYALRKFPASPEEDCQGQEQGHMMLQLQTFTQLRLNFLLNLSRCKRKMNECVEAIELANEALGVRSVSYEAFYARAKARVDLGLFEDALSDIQEALQNAPAHNRQDRRVLVALKDEIVSRIDGTNKGHEDYNVRSRLRASVDTLTEL; encoded by the exons ATTTGGCACAGATACGAGCGTTGGTAGAGTCGACGGGGATGCTGGGCGGATCTACGTGTCCGTCCTGCGAGATGCCGTTCGACAAGGGCAAGAAACGTCGTCTGATCGATTCCTGCGGTCATGAGCGTTGCTACTCCTGCTTGTTTCGCAGCGAGGCCTGTCCGCTCTGCTTGCACGGCTACGATCTCAACAACGATGACGGACTGGAGGAACCGACTCTTAGGGACGAGTTCGCTTCCACGGCTCCGCTGTCCGTTTTCGCGCCCACAGACGGTTGGCTCGATGAGTCATCGACGGTGAATTCTCTCTGCGGCAGCCCTAGGCTACCACGCACCAAAATCACCACGAGGGCTAATCTTCCCTCGCGGGTTATGCAT CGGGTCGGGGTAGAAAACCTCTCGGCAGTAGCGATGGCGAAGAATTCGAGGAGCAAACCTTCGGAGCTTCTAGATCCTTCTATGTCTCAAAGTCAACAAAAACCTGAAACGACACAAG GTTGCCCTACGCCACCGAATCAACGTAAAAGATTTTTCCTCAACCCGAAAGTGCTTAGAAGCTCCTTCGCCGCCCAGAGATCCTCGAGACGTACAGCATCCTCGCCCGAACCAACCGCCAATGACAATCCTTCCGCCTTATCAG TTTGGATGACCTCATCTTTGGAGGGAAAAGTGAAATGGCCCGGGGTTGTCTTGGGAAAGATCAAGTCTCTGTGGAGCAGCAGTCAAGGCACGGCTAGCGACGGGCTGAATCAACTTATCGGCTCGTCGGCCAAAGTTGCAG atGACGAGGGCGGTTGCGTGAAACCCCTATCTTCGAAAACCAGGAAATCGTCGCAGTCGGATCTATACATGAGACTGGGCCTGCTGTTGGGATCAAGTCGAGCGAACGCGAGCGTGGAATCGGGCGCGTGTCCCTCCTCGCGAGTTCCGGCAGCTCAGGGACATGACAGCTCAGCAGCCTCCTTCAGCAGTTTGACCAGCTTCGAGGCGCAAACATTAGCCTCGACGAACACGAGTCCGGTCTCGACATTGACGGGTACCTCGAGCGAAGCGGAGGCCGCAGTGGCATTGCGATGCCCTGTCAAACCGAAAGTCAAGGCCAAAGGAAAGGTTAAGTCCAGAGACTGCGACAGCGCAGGTAGTTTGGCGTCCATCTCCACGTCATTATCCGCGTCCACATCGATGTCTATGTCCATGTCGGTGTCCGTCTCTGGTTTGTCCAACGGTAGTGGCTCGAGTCCCGTCGCGTCCAGAAGGCATTCCGCTAATGCCGCGCAAACGAGTCAAACCGACGAACTTGGCCAGCTGAGGAACAGACGATCTTGTGCCCGAAGATCAGCAAGAGTCGGCAACGTTAAGGGTCCGGCAGATGCTAAAC TACGTTTCATTCAACATCACGCGGCGCAGTTGACCCTAAAGCCATTGTTCTTTGAAGTACCGTTACTAGAAGAGGATCCGCTCTTCGCTGGACGACAATGGCTGTTACACGAATTGGAATCTGTGATCAATGGCTCTAGTCCCGGCATTTTGATCTCTGGATCGCCAGGCACAGGAAAAACCGCTCTCGTACTGCAGTTAGTAGAACACAGTTGTTTTGGGAGAAGGAGGGAACAGCTGGGAATATCTTCGGAAGTAAGTGAAGAATGCGACGAGAAGGAAAGACAGAATAGTAACACGACTCTTCAAGTAAATATTCGACATACCAACGAAAAG GTTCGCGAATTAGCTTCGCATGTTGTGGCGTATCACTTTTGCCAAGCCGACAACAATAGTACCTGTCTAGTGCCGGATTTAATTCACTCGTTAGCTGCACAACTCTGCCAGGCTCCTCAATTGATCTCGTATAGGGAATATCTGTTGTCCGAACCTCACCTTCAGGGCTCGCTATCACAAAGGGAGTGCACCGTTGATCCGGATCTTGCGCTTTCGAGAGGTATTATTGAACCACTCTCGACCTTGAAGAAAGCCAATAGACTACCAGTCTCAAATATG gTAATATTAATCGACGCCGTTTGTGAAGCGGAGTATCACAGACCAGATAGAGGCGATACTATAGCTTCTTTCTTGACGAGGCATGCACCTAACATTCCTAGTTGGTTAAAGATTGTTTGCACAGTCAGGACCCAATTGTTGGATTGTGCGAAGCAACTGCCATACACGAGGATTTCATTAGACAAGACTGCAAATGACGTGATTGGTAATAGTATCGCGAAAGACCTGTCCGATTACGTCGGTTACAGACTCGCGCAGAGTCCTTCCATACAGACGAACGTGACTGCGTCAGTGAATGGCAAGGCGGAATCATCGTCTAGTGCGAATCAGACGAGATTCGTCTCTCATCTGCTTGCGCTAGCTAAAGGCAGCTTCCTTTTCGCTAAACTGTCGCTCGATCTGATCGAAAGCGGCCATTTAGTCGCCAAATCTGCCAgctataaa gtaTTACCAGTCTCTCTCGCACAGATCTTCCAGTTGCATTTTAACTTGAGATTTCCTACGGTAGCCTCGTTTGACAAAGTGCAACCTCTTCTGGCTGTCTGTTTGGCAGCTCTGAATCCACTGACTTTacctgaaattttttattctgtaaaTTCTCTAAATGTAGATCGTTTTATCTCATGGGAAGACTTTTTACAAAGATTCAAG aTGCTCTCCGGTTTCCTTGTGAAACGTTTAGACGATACCTACATGTTCTTCCATCCGTCGTTCAGAGAATGGTTAATGAGAAGAGACGAGGGGGAATCAACAAAGTTCCTGTGTGACTACAGACTCGGGCACGCAGCAATAGCATTCAGACTATCTCGCCTTCAAGCGCCGTTAGACGGTGACAAAGCCTTGGAATTGGGTCATCACGTGTTGAAGGCGCACGTTTATAGAGGCGTAGCTCCGTGCTGGCCTTCGCGCGATTTACAA GCTATTTGGCTGACTCTGTCGACTGAATGCATCTCCTCGGCGTTATGCACGCTTCGAAACATCTATAGTCCAAATGTGAAAGTGTCTCGGTTGCTCCTGCTGGCGGGCGCATCGCCGAACCACATCACCGAATATTTGGGTAACGCACCGGTTTTATGCATGTTCGCGCATGAGGGTTTCGTCGAGATGGTATCTCTTCTTCTTGAATTCGGTGCTGATGTCGAACTGACTAATAGCCAAGGCTGTACCGCGTTATCGCTGGCAGCTGCCAGAGGACACTGCGACGTTGTCAGAAG ATTGGCTGCCGCTGGAGCCTTGTTAGGACACGCGGACATGGCTGGTCAATGTCCACTGGTGCATGCGGCGAGGCACGGAAGATTGTCCGTGGTTGGGTATCTTCTTGCTTGCGACTGGGTCCTGCCAGGCAGCGAGAATAAACTGGAAAGCGGTGCTTCGGAAATAGGCAGAGAGGAAGCCGCTCAGCAAGCAGTCGTCGCGGCCGCTTCGCAAGGTCACGAAGCTGTCGTAGAGTATCTTTTAGACATGGCTGAGGTGATTGTGGATCGCCCCGATACGTTAATAGGCGAGACCGCTCTAACGATCGCCGCCGCGAATGGCTCGACCGCAACGGTTTCCGCGCTTTTGGCCCGCGGTGCTAATCCTACAGTCGTAAACGCGAAAGGCCTCTCCCCTTTAATGCTCGCCGCTAAGGAAGGACATTGGGGTACTGCTGAGCGGCTTTTGCAAg GAGATTTATCCATCAGCACGTACGCAATATCGGACGAAGCTGTTTCGCTTCTGGAACAACGCGATCCCGCTGGTCGCACTGCGTTAATGTTAGCCGCGTCCGAAGGCTACACCAATCTTATCGAACTGTTTCTTGATAAAGGATCAATTTTAGAAACGAGAGACAAGGAAGGACTTACCGCGCTCGGTTGGGCTTGCGTTAGAGGACGCGTAACTGTCGTACAGATGTTGCTCGATCGCGGCGCCAATGTTAGTACGAACGACAACACTGGTAGAACTCCTTTGGATTTGGCTGCATTTCAA ggTAATCCAAAACTGGTACAGCTGTTACTTGAGAAAGGAGCCGCGGTGGAACACGTCGATCTTCACGGCATGCGACCTCTGGATCGTGCTATCGGATGTCGCAATATACCGGTAGTCCAATGTTTTTTGCGTCGTGGCGCTAAACTGGGTCCAGCCACGTGGGCTATGGCGGCGGGAAAACCGGACGTTTTAATAATCCTACTGAATAAGCTTTTAGAAGACGGCAATGTCTTGTATCGGAAAAACAGATTGAAGGAAGCGTCGCATCGATACGCATATGCTCTTAGAAAATTTCCAGCCTCGCCAGAGGAAGATTGCCAGGGACAGGAACAAGGACACATGATGCTGCAACTCCAAACCTTTACACAGCTCCGCTTAAATTTCCTTCTAAATCTCAGCCGATGCAAGCGCAAGATGAAC GAATGTGTTGAAGCTATCGAACTCGCCAACGAAGCCCTCGGCGTCCGTTCCGTTTCTTACGAAGCGTTCTATGCCAGAGCTAAGGCTCGCGTGGATTTAGGCTTGTTCGAGGATGCTTTGTCAGACATTCAGGAAGCTCTTCAAAACGCGCCGGCTCACAACAGACAAGATCGTAGAGTACTCGTAGCCTTAAAAGACGAGATCGTCTCTCGGATCGATGGAACCAACAAAGGGCACGAAGATTATAACGTCAGATCTCGCCTTCGAGCGTCAGTAGATACTCTCACAgagttataa
- the Rols gene encoding protein TANC2 isoform X1: protein MKSRDSIVYTPVSLGPDTDDEETLVNVEVYKNDLAQIRALVESTGMLGGSTCPSCEMPFDKGKKRRLIDSCGHERCYSCLFRSEACPLCLHGYDLNNDDGLEEPTLRDEFASTAPLSVFAPTDGWLDESSTVNSLCGSPRLPRTKITTRANLPSRVMHQRVGVENLSAVAMAKNSRSKPSELLDPSMSQSQQKPETTQGCPTPPNQRKRFFLNPKVLRSSFAAQRSSRRTASSPEPTANDNPSALSVWMTSSLEGKVKWPGVVLGKIKSLWSSSQGTASDGLNQLIGSSAKVADDEGGCVKPLSSKTRKSSQSDLYMRLGLLLGSSRANASVESGACPSSRVPAAQGHDSSAASFSSLTSFEAQTLASTNTSPVSTLTGTSSEAEAAVALRCPVKPKVKAKGKVKSRDCDSAGSLASISTSLSASTSMSMSMSVSVSGLSNGSGSSPVASRRHSANAAQTSQTDELGQLRNRRSCARRSARVGNVKGPADAKLRFIQHHAAQLTLKPLFFEVPLLEEDPLFAGRQWLLHELESVINGSSPGILISGSPGTGKTALVLQLVEHSCFGRRREQLGISSEVSEECDEKERQNSNTTLQVNIRHTNEKVRELASHVVAYHFCQADNNSTCLVPDLIHSLAAQLCQAPQLISYREYLLSEPHLQGSLSQRECTVDPDLALSRGIIEPLSTLKKANRLPVSNMVILIDAVCEAEYHRPDRGDTIASFLTRHAPNIPSWLKIVCTVRTQLLDCAKQLPYTRISLDKTANDVIGNSIAKDLSDYVGYRLAQSPSIQTNVTASVNGKAESSSSANQTRFVSHLLALAKGSFLFAKLSLDLIESGHLVAKSASYKVLPVSLAQIFQLHFNLRFPTVASFDKVQPLLAVCLAALNPLTLPEIFYSVNSLNVDRFISWEDFLQRFKMLSGFLVKRLDDTYMFFHPSFREWLMRRDEGESTKFLCDYRLGHAAIAFRLSRLQAPLDGDKALELGHHVLKAHVYRGVAPCWPSRDLQAIWLTLSTECISSALCTLRNIYSPNVKVSRLLLLAGASPNHITEYLGNAPVLCMFAHEGFVEMVSLLLEFGADVELTNSQGCTALSLAAARGHCDVVRRLAAAGALLGHADMAGQCPLVHAARHGRLSVVGYLLACDWVLPGSENKLESGASEIGREEAAQQAVVAAASQGHEAVVEYLLDMAEVIVDRPDTLIGETALTIAAANGSTATVSALLARGANPTVVNAKGLSPLMLAAKEGHWGTAERLLQGDLSISTYAISDEAVSLLEQRDPAGRTALMLAASEGYTNLIELFLDKGSILETRDKEGLTALGWACVRGRVTVVQMLLDRGANVSTNDNTGRTPLDLAAFQGNPKLVQLLLEKGAAVEHVDLHGMRPLDRAIGCRNIPVVQCFLRRGAKLGPATWAMAAGKPDVLIILLNKLLEDGNVLYRKNRLKEASHRYAYALRKFPASPEEDCQGQEQGHMMLQLQTFTQLRLNFLLNLSRCKRKMNECVEAIELANEALGVRSVSYEAFYARAKARVDLGLFEDALSDIQEALQNAPAHNRQDRRVLVALKDEIVSRIDGTNKGHEDYNVRSRLRASVDTLTEL, encoded by the exons ATTTGGCACAGATACGAGCGTTGGTAGAGTCGACGGGGATGCTGGGCGGATCTACGTGTCCGTCCTGCGAGATGCCGTTCGACAAGGGCAAGAAACGTCGTCTGATCGATTCCTGCGGTCATGAGCGTTGCTACTCCTGCTTGTTTCGCAGCGAGGCCTGTCCGCTCTGCTTGCACGGCTACGATCTCAACAACGATGACGGACTGGAGGAACCGACTCTTAGGGACGAGTTCGCTTCCACGGCTCCGCTGTCCGTTTTCGCGCCCACAGACGGTTGGCTCGATGAGTCATCGACGGTGAATTCTCTCTGCGGCAGCCCTAGGCTACCACGCACCAAAATCACCACGAGGGCTAATCTTCCCTCGCGGGTTATGCAT CAGCGGGTCGGGGTAGAAAACCTCTCGGCAGTAGCGATGGCGAAGAATTCGAGGAGCAAACCTTCGGAGCTTCTAGATCCTTCTATGTCTCAAAGTCAACAAAAACCTGAAACGACACAAG GTTGCCCTACGCCACCGAATCAACGTAAAAGATTTTTCCTCAACCCGAAAGTGCTTAGAAGCTCCTTCGCCGCCCAGAGATCCTCGAGACGTACAGCATCCTCGCCCGAACCAACCGCCAATGACAATCCTTCCGCCTTATCAG TTTGGATGACCTCATCTTTGGAGGGAAAAGTGAAATGGCCCGGGGTTGTCTTGGGAAAGATCAAGTCTCTGTGGAGCAGCAGTCAAGGCACGGCTAGCGACGGGCTGAATCAACTTATCGGCTCGTCGGCCAAAGTTGCAG atGACGAGGGCGGTTGCGTGAAACCCCTATCTTCGAAAACCAGGAAATCGTCGCAGTCGGATCTATACATGAGACTGGGCCTGCTGTTGGGATCAAGTCGAGCGAACGCGAGCGTGGAATCGGGCGCGTGTCCCTCCTCGCGAGTTCCGGCAGCTCAGGGACATGACAGCTCAGCAGCCTCCTTCAGCAGTTTGACCAGCTTCGAGGCGCAAACATTAGCCTCGACGAACACGAGTCCGGTCTCGACATTGACGGGTACCTCGAGCGAAGCGGAGGCCGCAGTGGCATTGCGATGCCCTGTCAAACCGAAAGTCAAGGCCAAAGGAAAGGTTAAGTCCAGAGACTGCGACAGCGCAGGTAGTTTGGCGTCCATCTCCACGTCATTATCCGCGTCCACATCGATGTCTATGTCCATGTCGGTGTCCGTCTCTGGTTTGTCCAACGGTAGTGGCTCGAGTCCCGTCGCGTCCAGAAGGCATTCCGCTAATGCCGCGCAAACGAGTCAAACCGACGAACTTGGCCAGCTGAGGAACAGACGATCTTGTGCCCGAAGATCAGCAAGAGTCGGCAACGTTAAGGGTCCGGCAGATGCTAAAC TACGTTTCATTCAACATCACGCGGCGCAGTTGACCCTAAAGCCATTGTTCTTTGAAGTACCGTTACTAGAAGAGGATCCGCTCTTCGCTGGACGACAATGGCTGTTACACGAATTGGAATCTGTGATCAATGGCTCTAGTCCCGGCATTTTGATCTCTGGATCGCCAGGCACAGGAAAAACCGCTCTCGTACTGCAGTTAGTAGAACACAGTTGTTTTGGGAGAAGGAGGGAACAGCTGGGAATATCTTCGGAAGTAAGTGAAGAATGCGACGAGAAGGAAAGACAGAATAGTAACACGACTCTTCAAGTAAATATTCGACATACCAACGAAAAG GTTCGCGAATTAGCTTCGCATGTTGTGGCGTATCACTTTTGCCAAGCCGACAACAATAGTACCTGTCTAGTGCCGGATTTAATTCACTCGTTAGCTGCACAACTCTGCCAGGCTCCTCAATTGATCTCGTATAGGGAATATCTGTTGTCCGAACCTCACCTTCAGGGCTCGCTATCACAAAGGGAGTGCACCGTTGATCCGGATCTTGCGCTTTCGAGAGGTATTATTGAACCACTCTCGACCTTGAAGAAAGCCAATAGACTACCAGTCTCAAATATG gTAATATTAATCGACGCCGTTTGTGAAGCGGAGTATCACAGACCAGATAGAGGCGATACTATAGCTTCTTTCTTGACGAGGCATGCACCTAACATTCCTAGTTGGTTAAAGATTGTTTGCACAGTCAGGACCCAATTGTTGGATTGTGCGAAGCAACTGCCATACACGAGGATTTCATTAGACAAGACTGCAAATGACGTGATTGGTAATAGTATCGCGAAAGACCTGTCCGATTACGTCGGTTACAGACTCGCGCAGAGTCCTTCCATACAGACGAACGTGACTGCGTCAGTGAATGGCAAGGCGGAATCATCGTCTAGTGCGAATCAGACGAGATTCGTCTCTCATCTGCTTGCGCTAGCTAAAGGCAGCTTCCTTTTCGCTAAACTGTCGCTCGATCTGATCGAAAGCGGCCATTTAGTCGCCAAATCTGCCAgctataaa gtaTTACCAGTCTCTCTCGCACAGATCTTCCAGTTGCATTTTAACTTGAGATTTCCTACGGTAGCCTCGTTTGACAAAGTGCAACCTCTTCTGGCTGTCTGTTTGGCAGCTCTGAATCCACTGACTTTacctgaaattttttattctgtaaaTTCTCTAAATGTAGATCGTTTTATCTCATGGGAAGACTTTTTACAAAGATTCAAG aTGCTCTCCGGTTTCCTTGTGAAACGTTTAGACGATACCTACATGTTCTTCCATCCGTCGTTCAGAGAATGGTTAATGAGAAGAGACGAGGGGGAATCAACAAAGTTCCTGTGTGACTACAGACTCGGGCACGCAGCAATAGCATTCAGACTATCTCGCCTTCAAGCGCCGTTAGACGGTGACAAAGCCTTGGAATTGGGTCATCACGTGTTGAAGGCGCACGTTTATAGAGGCGTAGCTCCGTGCTGGCCTTCGCGCGATTTACAA GCTATTTGGCTGACTCTGTCGACTGAATGCATCTCCTCGGCGTTATGCACGCTTCGAAACATCTATAGTCCAAATGTGAAAGTGTCTCGGTTGCTCCTGCTGGCGGGCGCATCGCCGAACCACATCACCGAATATTTGGGTAACGCACCGGTTTTATGCATGTTCGCGCATGAGGGTTTCGTCGAGATGGTATCTCTTCTTCTTGAATTCGGTGCTGATGTCGAACTGACTAATAGCCAAGGCTGTACCGCGTTATCGCTGGCAGCTGCCAGAGGACACTGCGACGTTGTCAGAAG ATTGGCTGCCGCTGGAGCCTTGTTAGGACACGCGGACATGGCTGGTCAATGTCCACTGGTGCATGCGGCGAGGCACGGAAGATTGTCCGTGGTTGGGTATCTTCTTGCTTGCGACTGGGTCCTGCCAGGCAGCGAGAATAAACTGGAAAGCGGTGCTTCGGAAATAGGCAGAGAGGAAGCCGCTCAGCAAGCAGTCGTCGCGGCCGCTTCGCAAGGTCACGAAGCTGTCGTAGAGTATCTTTTAGACATGGCTGAGGTGATTGTGGATCGCCCCGATACGTTAATAGGCGAGACCGCTCTAACGATCGCCGCCGCGAATGGCTCGACCGCAACGGTTTCCGCGCTTTTGGCCCGCGGTGCTAATCCTACAGTCGTAAACGCGAAAGGCCTCTCCCCTTTAATGCTCGCCGCTAAGGAAGGACATTGGGGTACTGCTGAGCGGCTTTTGCAAg GAGATTTATCCATCAGCACGTACGCAATATCGGACGAAGCTGTTTCGCTTCTGGAACAACGCGATCCCGCTGGTCGCACTGCGTTAATGTTAGCCGCGTCCGAAGGCTACACCAATCTTATCGAACTGTTTCTTGATAAAGGATCAATTTTAGAAACGAGAGACAAGGAAGGACTTACCGCGCTCGGTTGGGCTTGCGTTAGAGGACGCGTAACTGTCGTACAGATGTTGCTCGATCGCGGCGCCAATGTTAGTACGAACGACAACACTGGTAGAACTCCTTTGGATTTGGCTGCATTTCAA ggTAATCCAAAACTGGTACAGCTGTTACTTGAGAAAGGAGCCGCGGTGGAACACGTCGATCTTCACGGCATGCGACCTCTGGATCGTGCTATCGGATGTCGCAATATACCGGTAGTCCAATGTTTTTTGCGTCGTGGCGCTAAACTGGGTCCAGCCACGTGGGCTATGGCGGCGGGAAAACCGGACGTTTTAATAATCCTACTGAATAAGCTTTTAGAAGACGGCAATGTCTTGTATCGGAAAAACAGATTGAAGGAAGCGTCGCATCGATACGCATATGCTCTTAGAAAATTTCCAGCCTCGCCAGAGGAAGATTGCCAGGGACAGGAACAAGGACACATGATGCTGCAACTCCAAACCTTTACACAGCTCCGCTTAAATTTCCTTCTAAATCTCAGCCGATGCAAGCGCAAGATGAAC GAATGTGTTGAAGCTATCGAACTCGCCAACGAAGCCCTCGGCGTCCGTTCCGTTTCTTACGAAGCGTTCTATGCCAGAGCTAAGGCTCGCGTGGATTTAGGCTTGTTCGAGGATGCTTTGTCAGACATTCAGGAAGCTCTTCAAAACGCGCCGGCTCACAACAGACAAGATCGTAGAGTACTCGTAGCCTTAAAAGACGAGATCGTCTCTCGGATCGATGGAACCAACAAAGGGCACGAAGATTATAACGTCAGATCTCGCCTTCGAGCGTCAGTAGATACTCTCACAgagttataa